A genomic stretch from Telmatocola sphagniphila includes:
- a CDS encoding Stf0 family sulfotransferase, which translates to MPASSFWIIGINREFAPVGSVLPWDTFAQLGYRVRVAEACDAPANWNRILTEALDEKIEAVFWMDARLRFEPPALERLFNTGHDFISGVYPNEESSGFNCEIPLSAYPLQLGQGGGVIEARFAELGFTLMRRALLESLRDRQRLPRCSDLRGRAIIPFFAPLAIMENGIHRYLDEQRAFCERARLCGFPLRVDTSLRIWRMGFSSLSWEDVQSSRPRQSSAQFHLRPGTTSAKFHTVSSLADSKNSVTANSFDYEKVNESELDDPRFDQPALVEGKRRRKYFICSTPCSGSSILTRQLFNAGIGIPHLYFNPTHLNKLSEHWGLGKDDPARFIQDLLDRRTTSNGAWGARLYWAQVEIFREELETLFRDSLFLYFYREDINAQSLSYHLSRSSGIWSLDGSRTTRPDSEDRLADLQAVREAETLIRSENRCWEQFFRDLKIEPLKIRYEHYTTNQHTPVIKIAEKLGLTRNEFRIPPAEPFVAHLSSEMSEAKAQLREALKMPPEPVRRISPIPASRKFPRNSMRTVATKLAESFPRIKAYALTYPANIESLNLTLDDFRKSDWGEEPEVFVQPSDWPKGKDSASNNYKRALLKALEDDCDFALILEDDIRVTQALRHNLITNPLIHRDQCDYFSLFMPDLINSPWERSENHLGYRLAKPLYAGPNRMWEKHRIWGSQAYLLSRRFLKAAVDLWDQLTEGQDARVITVCSRFQLPLWYPSPCLIEHVPLTTAFGTPSAYAPDFDRDHRLEILSGFQPPEEVPGWLTYPEAKLLWELAAGKNVLELGTAGGKSTVCLGQQAKRVLTVDIEDQLEATEWVRRYGLTEKVEFRQGDAGKVCRELEEKFDLVFIDTEHDAASVSRDIESSLPLLKSNGIIAFHDYPDPGWPEVRKTVDHYARKNNWRRFAQAEYLGAFRLS; encoded by the coding sequence ATGCCCGCTAGCTCTTTCTGGATCATCGGAATTAATCGTGAATTTGCACCAGTGGGATCTGTTTTACCTTGGGATACTTTTGCACAACTGGGTTATCGAGTGCGAGTAGCGGAGGCTTGCGATGCTCCTGCAAATTGGAATCGTATTCTTACCGAAGCGTTGGACGAAAAGATCGAAGCTGTTTTCTGGATGGATGCGAGATTGCGATTTGAGCCCCCAGCGCTCGAACGACTTTTCAATACCGGCCACGATTTTATTTCAGGAGTATATCCCAACGAAGAAAGTAGTGGTTTTAATTGCGAAATTCCATTATCTGCCTATCCCTTGCAACTTGGACAAGGCGGAGGAGTTATCGAGGCACGTTTTGCGGAATTAGGATTCACCCTGATGCGTCGCGCACTTTTGGAATCTTTACGTGACCGTCAACGATTGCCCCGGTGTAGCGATCTTCGAGGTAGGGCCATCATCCCTTTCTTTGCCCCCCTGGCAATCATGGAGAACGGAATTCATCGGTATCTCGACGAGCAAAGAGCATTCTGTGAGAGAGCAAGATTGTGCGGATTTCCATTGCGAGTCGATACTTCTCTGCGGATTTGGAGAATGGGTTTCAGTTCCCTTAGTTGGGAAGACGTTCAGTCCTCGCGTCCCCGCCAATCCTCGGCTCAGTTCCACCTGCGGCCTGGAACCACGTCGGCTAAATTTCACACAGTATCAAGCCTAGCTGATAGCAAGAATTCGGTTACGGCAAATAGTTTTGATTACGAGAAAGTCAATGAATCAGAATTGGACGATCCGCGATTCGACCAACCCGCACTGGTAGAGGGCAAGAGACGGCGGAAGTATTTTATTTGTTCAACTCCTTGTTCCGGCTCATCCATCTTAACAAGGCAATTATTCAACGCGGGTATTGGAATCCCGCATCTGTATTTTAATCCTACCCATTTGAATAAGCTGAGCGAGCACTGGGGGCTCGGAAAAGACGACCCCGCAAGATTTATTCAAGACCTCCTGGATAGAAGGACCACTTCGAATGGAGCATGGGGAGCACGGCTTTACTGGGCGCAAGTGGAAATTTTCAGAGAAGAACTTGAAACACTTTTTCGAGATAGCCTGTTTCTTTATTTTTACCGCGAAGATATTAATGCCCAGTCTCTTTCCTACCATTTGAGCCGTTCCTCAGGTATTTGGAGTTTAGACGGGAGTCGGACGACTCGGCCAGATTCTGAAGATAGATTGGCCGACCTCCAAGCAGTCAGAGAGGCGGAGACGCTGATTCGTTCAGAGAATAGGTGTTGGGAACAATTTTTTCGAGATCTCAAGATCGAGCCTCTCAAAATTCGATATGAACATTACACTACAAACCAGCATACACCCGTTATCAAGATCGCTGAGAAATTGGGTCTTACTAGAAACGAATTTCGGATCCCTCCTGCGGAACCGTTCGTAGCACACCTCTCTTCTGAAATGTCTGAAGCAAAAGCTCAACTCAGGGAAGCGTTAAAAATGCCTCCGGAGCCGGTTCGGCGAATATCACCTATACCAGCATCAAGAAAATTTCCGCGAAACTCCATGCGGACGGTAGCCACGAAACTAGCGGAGAGTTTTCCTCGCATTAAAGCGTATGCTTTGACTTATCCTGCAAATATCGAAAGTCTCAATTTGACGCTCGATGATTTTCGAAAGTCGGATTGGGGCGAGGAACCGGAAGTATTCGTTCAGCCTTCTGACTGGCCCAAAGGAAAAGATTCCGCTTCAAACAACTATAAAAGAGCGTTACTAAAAGCTTTGGAAGATGACTGTGATTTTGCACTCATCCTAGAGGACGATATTCGCGTCACCCAAGCACTCCGTCACAATCTGATCACGAATCCGTTAATCCATCGAGACCAGTGCGATTACTTCAGTTTGTTCATGCCCGATTTGATCAATTCCCCGTGGGAACGCAGCGAAAATCATTTGGGCTATCGATTAGCCAAACCACTATACGCCGGCCCCAATCGAATGTGGGAAAAACATCGCATCTGGGGCAGTCAGGCCTACTTGTTATCACGCCGCTTTCTTAAAGCAGCTGTGGATTTGTGGGATCAGCTGACAGAAGGTCAGGATGCACGGGTCATCACTGTGTGTTCCCGTTTTCAATTGCCTTTGTGGTACCCAAGTCCCTGTCTGATCGAACATGTACCCTTGACGACTGCCTTTGGAACCCCTTCCGCTTACGCACCTGACTTCGACCGGGATCACCGTTTGGAAATCTTAAGCGGTTTCCAGCCTCCCGAAGAAGTGCCCGGCTGGCTGACTTATCCGGAAGCAAAGCTTTTATGGGAATTGGCAGCAGGAAAGAATGTTCTCGAATTGGGTACTGCGGGGGGTAAATCGACCGTTTGTCTGGGACAACAGGCGAAAAGGGTTCTCACGGTCGACATCGAAGATCAATTGGAAGCTACGGAGTGGGTGCGACGATACGGTTTGACGGAGAAGGTGGAGTTTCGTCAGGGGGATGCGGGCAAAGTTTGTCGAGAACTTGAAGAAAAATTTGATTTGGTTTTCATAGACACCGAGCATGATGCTGCAAGTGTTTCTCGAGATATTGAATCGAGTCTACCCCTTTTAAAGTCTAATGGAATAATCGCATTCCACGATTACCCAGATCCCGGGTGGCCGGAAGTACGAAAAACGGTCGATCACTATGCCCGAAAGAATAATTGGCGCCGATTTGCCCAAGCAGAGTATCTCGGTGCATTTCGACTAAGTTAA
- a CDS encoding protein kinase domain-containing protein produces MADTDETAHYPGKTPEQLDDNEQLPLLIGRYHVRRILGKGGFGVVYLAMDEQLQRSVAIKVPHKERISSSDDAAAYLAEARTVANLDHPNIVPVHDVGNTAEYPCFIVSKYIQGATLSQKLESSRPTFQDSAELIATIAEAIHYAHRKNLVHRDIKPSNILIDETNKPFVVDFGLALKEENLGKGQKFAGTPAYMSPEQARGEGHRVDGRSDIFSLGIVFYEMLLGRRPFKADTQAELLEQITNFEPRPPRQVDDGIPKELERICLKALSKRASDRYTTAKDMAEDLRHFLGNLDSEVLPKVEIANPVPSPGGKTSQPLESSDLRSKVVRGTYFFADFKGFTERVRILEKTAGPQAAAEMKRKVASYIEGAFDRLKNHIDPANYSLIDTAGDGFFYHFRIALDAYRIAESLNRITGDHNSDVADNLAEHKFRTGASTGEAAWDGGKPVGHVVNTASRLQSASMGGDFVIDRSTFNELPLEIQKQFGPPEVIRDKHAKSYDVYRTAFGDQLVPLPALDPGIGSTISPSSKTVPSSGPRSDSQLLKIVLNAGNARNPRY; encoded by the coding sequence ATGGCTGACACCGACGAAACCGCTCATTATCCTGGAAAAACTCCCGAGCAACTCGACGATAATGAACAGTTGCCGCTTCTGATCGGGCGTTACCACGTTCGAAGAATCCTAGGTAAAGGAGGCTTCGGCGTCGTCTACTTGGCCATGGACGAGCAGCTTCAACGGTCCGTTGCGATCAAGGTTCCGCACAAAGAGCGGATCAGCAGTTCCGATGACGCTGCTGCCTATTTGGCGGAAGCTCGAACGGTAGCCAATCTCGATCATCCGAATATCGTTCCCGTCCACGATGTGGGGAACACTGCGGAATATCCCTGTTTCATCGTTTCCAAATACATTCAAGGGGCAACCCTTTCCCAAAAGCTTGAGAGTTCTCGACCGACCTTTCAGGATTCGGCGGAACTGATCGCCACGATTGCCGAAGCCATTCACTATGCCCATCGCAAGAATTTAGTTCACCGGGACATCAAGCCTAGCAACATTCTGATTGATGAAACCAACAAGCCCTTCGTGGTGGACTTTGGTCTGGCTCTCAAGGAAGAGAATCTCGGTAAGGGGCAAAAATTTGCTGGGACACCGGCTTACATGAGTCCCGAGCAGGCCAGAGGTGAAGGACACCGAGTCGATGGTAGATCCGACATCTTCAGTCTGGGTATCGTCTTCTATGAGATGCTGCTAGGCCGCCGTCCGTTTAAAGCCGATACCCAAGCCGAACTTTTGGAGCAAATCACCAACTTTGAACCGCGGCCACCCAGGCAAGTTGATGATGGGATTCCCAAAGAATTGGAACGAATTTGTCTGAAGGCTTTATCAAAACGGGCATCGGATCGCTACACCACGGCCAAAGACATGGCCGAAGATTTACGCCATTTCCTGGGAAATTTAGATTCTGAGGTATTACCGAAAGTAGAAATCGCCAATCCAGTTCCCTCGCCTGGGGGGAAAACTTCTCAGCCTTTAGAATCGAGCGATCTACGTTCCAAAGTCGTTCGAGGCACTTATTTCTTCGCCGATTTCAAAGGATTCACCGAACGAGTTCGAATTCTGGAAAAGACGGCTGGTCCTCAAGCCGCTGCGGAGATGAAACGCAAAGTAGCCTCGTATATTGAGGGGGCCTTCGATCGCTTAAAAAACCACATCGATCCTGCCAACTATTCACTTATCGATACGGCTGGGGATGGCTTCTTCTACCATTTCCGGATCGCTCTGGATGCCTATCGAATTGCCGAATCTCTGAATCGAATCACTGGCGATCACAATTCGGATGTGGCGGATAATCTCGCCGAACACAAATTCCGTACCGGAGCCTCAACAGGGGAAGCTGCCTGGGACGGAGGTAAACCGGTGGGCCATGTCGTCAACACGGCTTCACGACTCCAGTCGGCCTCGATGGGGGGCGATTTCGTTATTGATCGCTCAACCTTCAATGAGCTACCGCTTGAGATCCAGAAACAATTTGGCCCCCCTGAAGTCATTCGAGACAAACATGCTAAAAGTTACGATGTTTATAGAACGGCGTTTGGCGACCAATTAGTTCCGCTACCCGCTTTAGACCCGGGAATCGGATCAACGATTTCACCGAGTTCCAAGACCGTTCCCAGTTCTGGACCCAGGTCGGATAGCCAGCTTTTAAAGATCGTGCTTAACGCGGGCAATGCCCGCAACCCTAGGTATTAA
- a CDS encoding HNH endonuclease, with protein sequence MAENELNVPMHPDNKRFDILFGEIGKRTHIIHRAMAMLNKPESAKNIGETARKIAEKEHFPLNDETFSASTTRSHLVSMRDKPGRGFAELVSRGKWQLTARAKTLLAQSNKVKTEIENSKTSQRNVARSSGSESNGQREQLTDAPLAVDLGEPPARIATTTYRIVRDTRLADWTKKAHNYKCQICGVSIKLADGSGYAEGHHIKPLGSPHNGPDVIDNILCVCPNHHAMCDFGAIELDLEKLETAEGHSLNQKYLDYHNQKIFKG encoded by the coding sequence ATGGCCGAGAATGAACTTAACGTGCCGATGCATCCCGATAACAAAAGATTTGATATCCTCTTTGGCGAAATAGGTAAACGGACGCATATTATACATCGCGCGATGGCGATGCTGAATAAGCCAGAATCGGCAAAGAACATTGGTGAAACAGCAAGAAAAATAGCGGAAAAAGAACATTTCCCTTTAAATGACGAGACTTTCTCAGCGAGTACGACACGCAGCCATCTTGTTTCTATGCGGGACAAACCCGGTCGCGGTTTTGCCGAACTCGTTTCAAGAGGTAAATGGCAATTGACTGCACGTGCGAAGACTCTGCTCGCACAATCAAATAAGGTAAAAACGGAAATTGAAAACAGTAAGACTTCCCAGCGGAATGTGGCACGATCATCTGGAAGCGAAAGCAACGGTCAACGTGAACAGCTAACCGACGCACCCCTGGCTGTGGATCTCGGCGAACCTCCTGCCCGTATAGCAACAACTACTTATCGGATCGTACGCGACACCAGGCTAGCAGATTGGACTAAGAAGGCTCACAACTACAAATGTCAAATCTGTGGCGTAAGTATCAAGCTTGCAGACGGCTCGGGCTATGCGGAAGGTCATCATATCAAGCCACTGGGATCCCCTCATAACGGGCCAGACGTGATCGATAATATCCTCTGCGTTTGCCCGAACCATCATGCCATGTGTGATTTTGGAGCTATCGAGTTAGATTTGGAGAAACTGGAGACTGCTGAAGGGCATAGCCTGAATCAAAAATACCTGGATTATCATAACCAAAAGATTTTTAAGGGGTAA
- a CDS encoding ASCH domain-containing protein encodes MNYYVQYHNSTSTLLPFENSETPFDATELTIHTKVPNALEATGQVFLIVGIGRPRRYFLWETFRIQSGKRRKAHDDFELGGKGWQLAPPQELKGAAFEKFKVSCGNLVGFRDISDLRYTETLLELARSHKPPGDPKEIIKTLLKLEEIDPREHKQLRKILEHYTPVHALSIRQPHAEAIMRGIKDIEYRSKETKVRGRVMIYAAKGRSPFEHEMMDMADYGIRDILVDDLPRGVLIGSVDLYDSKRTRQGGEWYLRKPIRFEKLKEPVNAPQPAWFYPFNELREYLG; translated from the coding sequence ATGAACTACTACGTCCAGTACCACAATTCCACTTCGACCTTGCTGCCGTTTGAAAATTCTGAAACTCCGTTTGACGCTACCGAACTAACAATTCATACGAAAGTTCCCAATGCGCTCGAGGCCACTGGTCAGGTTTTTCTCATTGTGGGTATCGGGCGGCCACGCCGGTATTTTCTCTGGGAAACCTTTCGAATTCAGTCTGGTAAGCGCAGAAAAGCCCACGATGATTTCGAATTGGGAGGTAAAGGCTGGCAACTGGCTCCACCGCAAGAATTAAAAGGGGCCGCTTTCGAAAAGTTCAAAGTCAGTTGCGGAAATTTGGTGGGTTTCCGCGATATTTCCGATCTTCGTTATACCGAGACACTGCTTGAGCTGGCCCGATCGCACAAGCCACCCGGAGATCCAAAGGAAATCATCAAAACCCTACTGAAGCTCGAGGAGATAGATCCCAGAGAACACAAACAACTGAGAAAAATTCTCGAGCATTACACGCCGGTGCACGCGTTGAGCATTCGCCAGCCGCATGCGGAGGCGATCATGCGCGGGATTAAGGATATCGAGTATCGCTCGAAAGAAACCAAGGTCCGGGGCAGAGTTATGATTTATGCCGCCAAAGGCAGAAGTCCCTTTGAACACGAAATGATGGATATGGCAGACTACGGTATTCGGGATATACTCGTCGATGATTTGCCACGAGGGGTCCTGATCGGTTCAGTCGATTTGTATGACAGCAAAAGGACGCGCCAGGGGGGCGAGTGGTATCTCCGAAAACCGATACGATTCGAGAAGCTGAAGGAGCCGGTCAATGCACCGCAACCGGCCTGGTTCTATCCGTTCAATGAGTTGAGGGAGTATCTGGGGTAG
- a CDS encoding BPTD_3080 family restriction endonuclease, whose amino-acid sequence MNNPFFDQPILNSPYEYPTRHWELDSEGQPTQKILETRRRASFITPIPKPKKRKAKTAQQEMIFDEGLGLSNEKQQYDQTSMINEVRSFVDQWRRLSDNSSWGVTPQTARLLKHWRHHRFSAIRPFFCQIEAVETAIWLSEVAPSFAAGRKVLENLQAANQDANPELFRIALKLATGAGKTTVMAMLIAWQTVNAVHHENSKLFTRGFLIVAPGLTIKERLGVLLPNDANSYYSNFELVPADMLEDIKRAKIVITNYHAFRLRERTDVSKGTRAALEGWRKEELKTLETEGQMIQRVMPDLMNMKNVLVINDEAHHCYRAKVQDSDEEELTGEEKDEATKNNAKARLWISGLETVKRQLGVNRVYDLSATPFFLRGSNYAEGTLFTWTVSDFSLMDAIESGIVKLPRVPVTDNIPGQEMPMFRNLWENIRKDMPKKGRGKNAELDPLKLPTRLKTALEALYGHYEKTFKLWEDAGIKVPPCFIIVCQNTAISKLVFDYVSGFQRTNPDGTTSLENGRLALFRNFDETTGNPLPRPNTLLIDSEQLEAGDALDTNFRAMASDEIERFRRELIERTGDQHAADSITDQALLRGVMNTVGKPGRLGGSIRCVVSVAMLTEGWDTNTVTHVLGVRAFGTQLLCEQVIGRALRRQSYEINEDGPNQGLFNVEYADIFGIPFDFASKPTIAAPQPPREIIQVKAMRPERNALEIRFPRVEGYRVELPEERLEAVFNDDSKFELTPEIVGASKTQNAGIIGQVAEMSLEHLQDYRPSTIVYKVTERLLYTKFRDPGQDPPLNLFGQLKRIVKQWLDTCLDCKGGTYPAQLIDPALADIACNRIISAITRKHQDKNPIKAMLDPYNPAGSTMFVRFNTSKPDRWETAAHKCHVNWVILDSDWEAEFCRVAEAHPKVFSYVKNHGLGFEVPYQFGSENRKYRPDFIVLIDDGRGPTDLLHLVVEIKGFRREDAKEKKSTMDTYWIPGVNQLGSFGRWAFAEFRDVYTIESDFEKKLKAEFEKLIDSAVSLRVGAKR is encoded by the coding sequence ATGAACAACCCTTTCTTTGATCAGCCTATACTGAATTCTCCTTACGAGTACCCCACCCGTCACTGGGAACTCGATTCCGAAGGTCAGCCGACCCAGAAAATTCTGGAAACTCGACGCCGGGCAAGTTTCATCACGCCGATACCAAAGCCCAAAAAACGAAAAGCGAAAACCGCACAACAGGAGATGATCTTCGATGAGGGGCTGGGGCTCTCAAATGAAAAGCAGCAATACGATCAGACTTCAATGATCAATGAGGTCCGGTCCTTCGTCGATCAGTGGCGACGGCTATCGGACAACAGCAGCTGGGGCGTTACGCCGCAGACCGCCCGGCTCCTAAAACACTGGCGGCATCACCGGTTCAGCGCTATTCGACCCTTCTTTTGCCAGATCGAAGCTGTGGAAACGGCGATCTGGCTCAGCGAAGTGGCTCCCAGCTTCGCAGCCGGTCGCAAAGTCCTCGAAAATCTTCAAGCGGCCAATCAGGATGCCAACCCCGAACTGTTTCGCATCGCTCTCAAGCTGGCTACCGGGGCCGGCAAGACGACCGTCATGGCCATGCTGATCGCCTGGCAAACGGTCAACGCCGTTCATCATGAAAATAGCAAGCTGTTCACCCGAGGCTTCCTGATTGTCGCGCCGGGTCTCACAATCAAGGAGCGGTTGGGCGTTTTACTTCCCAACGACGCCAACAGCTATTACTCGAATTTTGAACTCGTCCCCGCTGACATGCTCGAAGACATCAAACGAGCAAAAATAGTCATCACCAATTATCACGCTTTCCGGCTACGGGAAAGAACCGACGTTTCTAAAGGAACCCGAGCTGCGCTCGAAGGCTGGCGAAAGGAAGAACTCAAGACGCTGGAAACCGAAGGCCAGATGATCCAGCGGGTCATGCCCGACCTGATGAATATGAAAAACGTTTTGGTCATCAACGATGAAGCTCATCACTGCTATCGGGCGAAGGTCCAAGATTCCGATGAAGAAGAACTGACCGGCGAAGAAAAAGATGAAGCGACTAAGAATAACGCCAAAGCGCGCCTCTGGATTTCCGGACTGGAAACGGTTAAGCGTCAACTGGGCGTCAACCGCGTTTACGACCTTTCCGCCACACCATTCTTCCTGAGAGGTTCCAACTACGCCGAGGGCACCCTATTCACCTGGACGGTCAGCGATTTTTCTCTGATGGATGCCATCGAAAGCGGCATCGTCAAACTCCCACGCGTTCCTGTCACCGACAATATCCCCGGTCAGGAAATGCCGATGTTCCGGAATCTCTGGGAGAATATCCGAAAAGATATGCCCAAAAAAGGTCGGGGTAAGAATGCGGAGCTAGATCCGCTGAAGCTGCCCACGCGACTCAAAACGGCGCTCGAAGCCCTGTACGGCCACTACGAAAAGACTTTCAAACTTTGGGAAGACGCCGGCATCAAAGTCCCGCCCTGTTTCATCATCGTTTGCCAGAATACCGCCATCTCTAAACTGGTCTTCGATTACGTTTCCGGTTTCCAGCGAACCAATCCCGATGGCACGACGAGCCTGGAGAATGGCCGACTCGCCCTGTTTCGCAACTTCGATGAAACCACTGGTAACCCCTTGCCTCGGCCGAATACATTGCTGATTGACAGCGAGCAACTCGAAGCCGGCGATGCGCTCGATACCAACTTCCGTGCCATGGCTTCGGATGAAATCGAACGCTTCCGCCGGGAGTTGATCGAGCGAACAGGCGATCAGCACGCCGCGGACAGCATCACCGATCAGGCACTGCTGCGCGGGGTCATGAATACCGTCGGCAAACCGGGTCGGCTCGGCGGCAGTATTCGTTGCGTGGTTTCGGTCGCCATGCTCACCGAAGGCTGGGACACCAACACCGTTACTCACGTGCTCGGCGTGCGGGCCTTCGGCACACAACTTCTCTGCGAACAGGTGATCGGTCGAGCACTCCGCCGCCAATCTTACGAAATCAACGAAGACGGCCCGAACCAAGGGCTCTTCAATGTGGAATATGCGGACATCTTCGGCATTCCGTTCGATTTTGCGAGCAAACCGACGATAGCAGCCCCTCAGCCTCCGCGAGAGATTATCCAAGTCAAAGCCATGCGGCCCGAACGCAATGCGTTGGAAATTCGCTTCCCTCGCGTCGAAGGCTATCGCGTTGAATTGCCCGAAGAGCGATTGGAAGCGGTGTTCAACGACGATTCAAAGTTTGAGCTCACACCGGAAATCGTCGGCGCTTCCAAAACGCAAAACGCTGGTATCATCGGCCAAGTCGCGGAAATGAGTCTCGAACACTTGCAAGACTACCGACCTTCCACCATCGTCTATAAGGTCACCGAACGGCTGCTCTACACCAAATTCCGCGATCCGGGACAGGATCCCCCCTTGAATCTGTTCGGCCAATTGAAACGCATTGTTAAACAATGGCTCGATACCTGTCTGGACTGCAAAGGGGGCACCTACCCAGCCCAGTTAATAGATCCGGCCCTGGCCGACATTGCCTGCAATCGCATCATCTCAGCGATCACTCGGAAACATCAGGACAAGAATCCGATCAAAGCCATGCTGGATCCTTACAATCCGGCCGGTTCGACGATGTTCGTCCGCTTCAACACTTCCAAACCCGATCGCTGGGAAACGGCGGCCCACAAATGTCATGTGAATTGGGTCATTCTGGATAGCGATTGGGAAGCGGAGTTCTGCCGGGTGGCGGAAGCTCATCCCAAAGTGTTTTCCTATGTCAAGAACCACGGCCTGGGATTCGAAGTCCCCTACCAGTTCGGCTCGGAAAATCGCAAGTACCGGCCCGATTTCATTGTTTTGATCGACGATGGGCGTGGGCCAACGGACCTCTTGCATTTAGTTGTGGAAATCAAAGGATTTCGGCGGGAAGACGCCAAGGAGAAGAAATCGACGATGGACACCTATTGGATTCCAGGCGTTAACCAGCTGGGCAGCTTCGGTCGCTGGGCCTTTGCCGAGTTTCGCGATGTCTACACGATCGAAAGCGATTTCGAAAAGAAACTCAAAGCCGAATTTGAGAAGTTGATCGACTCGGCGGTCAGTCTGCGAGTGGGGGCAAAGAGATAA